The sequence below is a genomic window from Nocardia fluminea.
CACCGAAGCGGGCAGCCAACTCGAACCCATCCTGTTCGGCCTCGGCGAATGGGGCGCACGCTGGACCTTCGGCGAACCACAGGACGAGGAACTCGACGCCGCCCTGCTCGTGTGGTGGATGCACACCCGCGTCGACACGTCCATGCTGCCCGGTCGGCGGCAGGTGCTGCACGTCCGCTTCACCGACGACGTTCGCCGTTTCTGGATCGTGGTCGAAGGCGCGGTGCCCTCGGTGTGCGAGACCGATCCCGGCTATCCCGTCGACATCACCATCAGCGCCGATGTCGCCGGCCTCTACGAGGTGTGGCTGGGGCGCATGCCGCTCACCCACGCCCAACGCACCGGGCGGATCACCTTCACCGGCCCGCCCGCGCTGACCCGCCGGATGCCCGCGGTTTTGCAGCTGAGCCCGGTGGCCGGATATGTCGCGGCGTCGGCCCGCCCGGACCCGCACGCGCGCGCCTCATGAGACGAACACCGCTGCCGCTCACACCGCTTCGGCTCGACCGGCAATCTCCATCGCCCAGCGGTACAGCGCTACCGGATCTCCCAGACTCGCCTGCGCTTCAGGCCGGACCAGGACTCCGTTCGCCGCGGACAACAGGTCGTACAGGCCCAGATACACCCACTCCCACAACATGCTGTCGAAGTTGTAGGACATCATGGCCCGTTCGACACGACCACGGATCTCGACGATCTCCGCCGACCCCAGTCCCACCCCGTGCAACCGTGCTTCGGTCGCCCGCTGGTCCTCGGCATCGAACCAGGTGTCGAGAAACGGTTCGAGCAGATCAGCCCAGATATCGAGACGTCGATGCACCGCGATCGCGTTGCGCCGGCAGAACTCGTCGAGCGCGCGACGGTGCTCGGCATGCACGAACAGCATCTCACCGGCGACGGTGCGCAGGTACGGGCGGATCGCGCCGGGATCGGCTTCGGTGATCGCGGATACAACGATCATGCCCTCGGGATACACCGACGCGCCCGCGAAAGGGTAGTCGACGAACCCGATTTCCGTGTCGGCCATGACCACCCGCATCACTCGATGATGTCGGCTCGACCAGGTCCCGACCAGGCCTCGTGAACTATATGGAACAAAACGTGGCGGTAATCACTAGTTGCCGCGTCATGTTGGCGGCCGCCGTGATCAAAACGTTAGGATTCGATTATGGTGCGTACCGGAGCAGTAACGTCAGAGCCGTACGAACCGAATGTTCCGCTCCCCCAAGCACATCCGGCTCGCCTCGAACTGGTCAGCGAAGCTCCCGACACCGCCGCGGCGCCCACCGGAGCAGCCGACGACCACTTCCCGCGCCTTGGCGACACCAGCTTCCTCACCGGCGCGGCCCGGCACCGGCTCGCCGCCTACATCCATACCCAGCTCGCCGAACTCGAAGAGATGCCGTGACGGCACGCCGATGACATAAGCTGCGACGCCGGTAACTATCGGCGCCAGCGGCGATTCACAAGGAGTGGCGAGCTTGAGCGACGCATCGGTCGTGCTTCCCGAGCAAGTCCGCACCGAACTGCGCCGCGGAGTACGCAGTGTCCTCGTCGACACCGCCGCCCTTCGCCTGGTCCGCGAACGCTTCGACGACACCCAAGCAGGCGCACTGCGCCGCTACCTCGAAGCCTCCCAATCGGCGAACACCCTGCGCGCCTACCGCACCGACTGGATCGCCTGGGCGGGCTGGTGCGCGGCCGAACACCGACAGGCCCTGCCCGCCGACCCGCTCGACGTGGCCGTTTACCTGGCCGCCTCCGCCGACGCCCGACGAGAAAACGGCACGTGGGCATTCAGCCCCGCCACCCTCGATCGCAAGTCCGCCGCCATCGCCGCGGTTCACGCCGCCAACGGACTCCCCTCACCGACCCGCTCCGACGTCGTACGACTCACCCTGCGCGGCATCCGCCGCACCCGCCGCACCCCACCGACCCGGAAACGCCCCGTCCTGCTGCACACCCTCGACCAGCTGCTCGCCGAACTCCCCGCCCCCGCCTGGCCCACCGAACCCGCGCGCCGCCGCGACGGCCTCGCGCTGCTGGTCGGTTTCGCCGGCGCACTGCGACGCAGCGAACTCGCGGGCCTGCGTATCAGCGACGTGCACGTACGTACCGACCACAGCACCGGCGAACCGCTGCTCGTCGTGCACCTGCCGACCACCAAGACCGACCCGACCGGCGTCGCCGAACAGCGCATCGCCCTACCCCGCGGCAAACACCCACGCACCTGCCCGATCTGCGCGTTCGCCGACTGGGTCCGTCTCCTGGAAGTCCACGCCGACACCGGCGACGAGGGCACCCGAGCCTGGACGGCGAGCAACCTCATCGCCGACACCACGATCCACCGCTGCCACGGCTTCACCGGCAGCCGGCTCAGCACCGACGAGGACCGCCCACTGTTCCCCACCATCAACCGGCACGGCTCCATCGGCGACGCCGCACTGTCGGGCCGGGCCGTCGCCGAACTCGTCAAGCGCTACGCGGCCCGTGCGGGCCTCGACCCCGACCTGTTCTCCGGGCACTCCCTGCGCGCGGGCTTCGCCACCCAGGCCGCACTCGGCGGCGCCAGCGACCGCGAGATCATGCGCCAGGGCCGCTGGGCCAACCCCCGCACCGTCCACGGCTACATCCGCACCGCGAATCCACTCGAAGACAACGCCGTCACCAAACTCGGCCTCTGAACTGAGCGGATGTCAGTCGGCCGCCGGCGCCGCATACGCTTTCGCGGCCATCGGATCAGGCGATCCGGTCGAGCCGGAAGATGCGGAACTCGCGGCCGCCCGAGCGCTGGAACTCCATCTCGTAGCCCGGCCAGAACTCCACGGCCTGGTCCCACACACGCTTACGCTCGACGCCGGTGATCTCCACGACCGACACCGGGAACGCGGAGCTGCCGTCGAAGCGCGCCGACGCCGTGCGGGCGGCGCGCAGGTTCGCCGACCAGGCCGGATGCTCGGGCTTACCCCAGTTCGAGCCCACGAGATAGAAGCCGTCGCCGTCGGGGACGCACAGCAGCGAGGTCGTGCGCGGCTGGCCCGACTTGCGTCCGACCACGGTGATCTCGATCGACGGGAGCCCGGCCAGATCGAGCACGCCCCACCGACCGCCGCTGAGCCTGCGCAACAACCGCTCGGTCGGCAGAACGACGCCGGCGCCACGCATCACCCAGGGCTGAGACGCGAATACGCGCGCGAAGCCCGGCAAGGGATTCCAAACCATCTCCGAATCCTGGCTCGAGCGAACCCGCTTCGCCCACTCACGACGGTGTCCTGAGAGACAACTCACTACCAGGTCATGCCCTAACCCTCGCATCCGAGACCAGCGGGGACCTCCCCTGTCTTTGCTGGTGAGTTCGATATTTCGTATGAACATGTCGTGTGGCGAGTGACGTTTCGGTGATTGAGGGAGTATTCATGTGTAGATGCGCATATCTACGTAACTACATGGAATTTTGCCAAGTTCTAATGCCGCCGCTCCGGCTCGATCCCTCCGCACAGTTGCTCGATGTCGCAGACTGTTATCACTCCCCTCCCCCTTCCTAGCTGCCAGGAGCGCAATGCCCTCCCCCAGTGGTCGACGCATACTCGCTACGCTCGCCGTAGCCGCCTTCGCGCTGCTCACGACCAGCCCCTCCCCCGCTCTCGCTCGACCGGACGCCCCGGCCCATCTGGCGCCTCTCGGGCCTGAATTCCTGTGGGGCGTGGCGGCTTCCGGCTTCCAGGCCGAGGGTGATGCGCCGGACAGCAATTGGCGCCGTTATGCCGAATCGGGCAGCACGGCCGACCCCTACCTGAACTCGGTGGACTTCCGCAGCCGGTACCGCTCCGACATCGCCCTGGCCGCGGAACTCGGTGTGCGCGTGTACCGCATCGGCATCGAGTGGGCCCGTGTCCAACCGCAACCCGGAGTCTGGGACGAATCAGCGTTCGCGTTCTACGACGATGTCATCGCGGCGATCACGGAGGCCGGGATGCGCCCGATGCTGACCCTCGATCACTGGGTGTACCCGGGCTGGGCGGCCGACCGCGGCGGCTGGCGCGATCCGGAGATCGTCGCGAACTGGCTGTCCAATGCCCGCCGCGTCGTCGACCGGTTCGCCCCCGCGAATCCATTGTGGGTGACCTTCAACGAGCCCACGGTCTATCTGGTCAACGAACTGCGGCACGGCGGCATCGGCGCGGCCGACATTCTCACCATGGGCGAACGAATCACCCAGGCCCACAACAGCGTCTACGACTACATCCACTCGGTTCACCCCGGCGCCCAGGTGACCAGCAACGTGGCCTACATCCCCGCAGTCGACGACGCGGTCAGCGGACCGCTGCTCGACCGGATCTCGGCGCGCCTGGACTACATCGGCATCGACTACTACTACGGCCTCTCCCCCACACAGCCGCAACTTCCCGATCCCGAGCGCCTCTGGACGATTCCGCTGCAAGCCGAAGGCATCTACTACGCCCTCGACCACTACGCCCGCAAGTTCCCGGGCCGCCCGCTCTACATCGTCGAAAACGGCATCCCCACCGAGAACGGACGCCCTCGCGCCGACGGCTACACCCGCGCGGACTCGCTGCGCGACACCGTCTACTGGCTGCAGCGCGCCGTCGCCGACGGCATCCCGCTGATGGGCTACAACTACTGGAGCTTGACCGACAACTACGAATGGGGCTCCTACACACCACGTTTCGGCCTCTACACCGTCGACGTGCTCACCGATCCCTCGTTGACCCGCAGACCGACCGACGCGGTCGCGGCCTACCGTGCGATCACCACGGCCGGCGGCGTCGGCCCCGGCTACCGGCCGACACGCCCCGTCACCGCATGCTCACTCGTCGACGGACTCGCCAGTTGCACCGATCCGGTGTCGGTCCCCCGGTAGAGGTTTGAAGCGTCAACGTGTGCTCTACACTCGGGCGGGTGTCGAGCACAGCGTCACACTCCTCCAGCGCCGTGAGCGGCAGGCAAGCCCGATGGCAGCCGCACAACGACAGCCGCCGGGAGCGGATCGTGCTGGCCGCGGTCGAGCTGATCGAACAGGCGCCCGCGGGCGTCGAGGTGCCGATCATCCAGATCGCCGAGTACGCGGGGCTCGCGAAATCAGTGGTCTACCGGCAGTTCGCCGGTCGCGACGAGCTGGATCGCCGGATCAGGAGCGAGATCGCCGACCGTTTCGTCGCCGACATCGAGGACGCCCTCGACATCGCCGAGGGCTCCATCCACGAAATCCTGGTCCGCACGATCGGCGGCGTGGTGACCTGGATTCAGGACCATCCCCGATTACACGAGTTCCTGCGGACAGGCCCGTCGGAGACCGATCCCGATATCGACGCGATGAGCGCGCTCATCGCCACCATCGCCGGGTCGACCAGGGCGCTGGTCACCGGCCTGGCCGGGGTGGTCGGCGTGACCGACGAGGCCTCGGCCGACACGATGACCTTCGCCATCGTGTCGATGACCGAGGCCACCGTCACCCGCTGGGCCAACGATCCCGAGCCCGCGCTCACCCGGGATCAGCTCATCGAGGAGGTCGCCTCCTACGCCTGGCACGTGGTCGACGGCGTCGCCCGCCGCCACGGCCTGAACCTCGACCCCGAGCAGCAACTCACCGAGATCATCACGCAGTTGGTCGCCGGCAACTGAATCGCCGCCGGCAACCGCTCACGCGACGCGACGCGCGCTGCGTTCCGGCTCGCTGCGGTAGCGCGACGCGGGTCCGTCGATACCGAACTTGCGCCACAGCCACTTGGCTGTCGGGTTCATCAGACCGAGGTCGTTGGCCAGTTTGCGCATGTCGCCGAAGTAGCCCGCCAGGATCTGCTGGGAATGCTCCGACTTCCAGAACGCCTGCTCGATGACCTCGCGCGGAATATCGAACTCACGCTCGAACGAGCGCGGTGGGGCCATGATCTCGCCGGCCAGCCAGCGCATCGCGATCGGGAACGCCACCGAGCAGACACCACGATTGAACTTGCCCATCCGGCCGATGTGCGCGGTGAGGAAATCCCCGGCGAAGGAGATGTGGCGCGCCTCCTCGGCGATGTGGATCTCCATGGTGCGCAACACCATCGGCGGCATCGACGCGCCCTCACGGATCACGGCCTTCTGGTAGTGATCGATGGGTTCCTCGCCGCCGAGGATGCCGATGAACAGGATCGTGTGGGCGTAGCCGCCGGCGACGCCGATCAGTGGCGACAGCGCGCGGAACAGCGGCCGCATGCCGGGCACATCGACGTCGATGCGGTTGACCAGCTCCTGGAACATCTGGATGTGGTTGCACTCTTCGGTCATCTCGTGCAAGCAGTACCGGAACTCGGGCGAGCCGTTCGGCAGCTTCATGATGTATTGCATCATTCCGCGGATCAGCACGCTCTCGAAGGCGGCGCCGACCTTGATCGCGTTGGCGGTCCGCCACTTGCCGATCGCGATCCGCCGGTCGAGCGGCTGGTCGCGATACCACTGCGTGGCGCCGAGCGGGTCGACGTGGGGCGAGAGAACCCATCGCACATCGTTCGGGTCAAGGGCGAGCTCGGGCGAATCCCAGTCGATGTCGAGGTAGGGATCGAAATGACGGTCGACAGAACCCTGTGACAGGGTTGCCAGCGCCTCTCGGTACTCCTCGGTGATGGGTCCGCCACGGCTCGATTCGGTCAGCGTCATCGGTGCCTCCTCGGTTCGCGTCCGGCGCGCACGGCACCTGTTATCGCCGTCACACCGTTACCCGAGAATAACTGAGACTGTCAGTCCCACACAACCCTGACGCGATAACGTTTTCTCCCGCCTATTCGACGAGCAGCACCACCAACTGGCGGGCCAACTCGCCGTCGCCGGGGCCACCGAGCCAGATCAGCGGACGGCGCTGGTCGAGATGGTCCAGCGCTTCGGGCAGTGACAGGAAGACCCGATCGGCGCGCACGACACACACCTGGGGTACCGACTCGGAAACGGTGGGTCCACCGTCGACATCGAGAGCCAGCGAGCCGGTCGAGGCGTCGCCTGCCACCGCGTCGCGAACCACCGCGTCGCCTCGCTCGACCGAATCCGAACCGCTGTGCACCACCAGGTGTCCCGGTGCGCCGGCCCAGTGATCGAGCCACGCCGGGCCCGGCTCGACCGCGGCGAGTACCGTTTGCACGCTCATGCCGTAGAGAACATCGGCGACAGCGGCGGGCAAACCGGCGACGTCGACGGTGCGCACCACCGATCCGTGCTCGCGCAACCGGTCGACGAACCGCTCGAGCACCTCGGCACGCTCGGCCGGGTCCACGATGGCGTGCCTGCCCCCGGATCGACGCATGGGTACCCGGCGCTCGTCCTCGGGCAGGTCGAGCAGCCCGTCACGGACTCGGCGCAAGATCTCCTCGCGAGAATTCACTCGGGCACTCTCCTTCGTTGGCGACGCCGATGTCGCCGTTCACACATTCCCTCTCCCCACATACCGCGGGAACTCTTCAATTCGCTACCGTACCGACCGGTCCACATGATCCGGCTGCGGCACGACGAAGCCCAGCAGATGCAAGAGCCGGTCGACGTTGAGGTCGAAGATCTCCGCCCGATCAGCGAAGGTGTCGCGGCCGTACATGTCGAACACATCGAAGTTCACGGCACCGAAAAGCGTCGTCCACGCGGTGAGGGCGGACGCGATCACGCGATCAGGGATGGCGAGTCCGAACTGCTCGCGGATAGTGGCGAAATCGGCCGCCGTACGCGGGGAGATCGCGGGATCGGTCACACCACTGTCGAGCAGGCCCCGGCGATAGGCGCTGTCGATGATGCCGAGCAGGGTCGCGATCACGCGCACGCCCGGCGCCTCGGTATCGGCGGCCGGGGCGGCATAGCCGGGGACGGGCGTGCCGAAGAGCAGGCCGTACCAGGCGGGTTCGGCCAGCGCCCAGTCCCGCACGGCGCGCGCGGTCACCCGGAAACGAGTTGCGGGGTCGTCGGGGGCGTCGATCAGGGCCGCGTCGACGGCGTCACCGAGTGCGTTGTAGCCGTCGACCACCAGCATGGTCAGCAGTTCGTCGCGGCTGCGGACATACCGGTACACCGCCGACGAGACAACGCCCAGATCGCGGGCGACCGCGCGCAACGACAACGCCGCCGCGCCCTGCGTGGCCAAATGCTCGCGGCCGATGCGTTTGATGTCGGCGATCGTCTGCGCGCGGGCCACTGCGCGCGGACCCGGCCGGTCGGAGCTCATCGTTCGATCATCGCCCACTCGCGGCGCGGGCCGGATCCCGGCGTGCGGCCGTGTCGTCTTCGGCGGCGGCGCGCTCGATCTCGGCGGCCAGCGTCGCGCCGCCGACCGCGAAGGCCATCGCCAGCAAGCGGTCGCGGAAGCGGCTCAGATCCACACTCACGCCTTCACCGCCGTACCCGGTGCCCGCCGCTTCGCGCACCGTGCCCACCACCTCGTCGGCGAGGTCGGCGATGCGTGACTGGATGAGCGTGCGCAGGGCCCCGCTGAGCGTGACGTCGATGCCGACGTCGTAGAGGACGAGGGCGGCTTTGAACATCGTGGGGTCCGCGACGAACCACCGCTGACCGCGCCGTTCCAGATAGCCCGCCGCGGCGAGTTCGGCGAGCACGTCGGTGCCGCGCTCGCCCAGCATCGCGGCGATCTCGGCATCGTCGAGAAAGGACGAGCGTTCGATGGACTGCCCCGCACGCGGGTCGAACAGGGTGCGCCAGTCGCCTGCCTGCGGTTCGGTGTCGAACACCTCGCGGATGGCGTCGAGCCGCAGCCCGCGCGCCTGCATGGCGACGATGTCGCGCAGCCGGTCCAAGTGCTCGTCGGTGTAGACGACTTCTTTGCCCGCGCGGCCGGGTTTCGGCAGGACGCCGAGCGAGTGGTAATAGCGGATGGTGCGCGACGCCACGCCGCTGACGTCGGCGAGTTCCGCTCGGGTGTATCGGGCCACCCGACCAGCATAGGGTGGTTCGGCACCTACGTTGACAGCTCTGGCTGTCGCCATTAGCGTTACCCGCGTCACTGTCGACACCGATCGAGGAGCTCCCCCATGCCCGAGCGCACCACCGATTTCGACGTTCTGATCGTCGGCTCCGGTTTCGGTGGCAGTGTCACCGCACTGCGGCTGGTGGAGAAGGGCTACAAGGTCGGCGTCATCGAGGCCGGTCGCCGCTTCGCCGATGACGAACTACCCAAGACCAGCTGGGACCTGCGCAAATTCGTGTGGGCGCCCAAGCTCGGCTGTTACGGCATCCAGCGCATCCACCCGCTGCGCGACGTCCTGATCCTGGGCGGCGCCGGCGTCGGCGGTGGTTCGCTGAACTACGCCAACACCCTCTACGTGCCGCCGGAGCCGTTCTTCCAGGACCCGCAGTGGCGCGAGATCACCGACTGGCGCAGCGAGCTCACCCCTTATTACGAGCAAGCGAAGAAGATGCTCGGGGTGGTGACAAATCCCCACATGACTCCCGCCGACGAGATCTTCAAAGCCGTCGCCGAGGACATGGGTGTGGGCGAGACATTCGTGCAGACGCCCGTGGGAGTGTTCTTCGGGACGCCTGGCGAGACCGAGGCCGACCCCTACTTCGGTGGTGTCGGTCCCGAGCGCACCGGCTGTGTGGAATGTGGCGACTGCATGGTCGGCTGCAAATTCGGCGCCAAGAACACGCTGGTGAAGAACTACCTCTACCTCGCGGAACAGGCGGGTGCGCAGGTCGTTCCGATGACCACGGTGACATCGCTGCGACCGCTGCCCGACGGCACATGGGACGTGGCCACCGAGCGCACCGGTGCCTGGGTACGCAAGGCTCCCAAGACACTGACCGCGAAGCATGTCGTGCTCGCGGCCGGAACGCTCGGCACGCAGAAGTTGCTGCACGCGATGCGCGACGAAGGTGCGCTGCCGAACCTGTCGGACAAGCTCGGCCTGCTGACCCGCACGAACTCCGAGTCGATCGTCGGTGCCGCGACCAAGACACTCGGGCCCGACCAGGACTTCACCAAGGGCGTCGCGATCACCTCGTCGATCCATCCCACCCCCGATACCCACGTCGAGCCGGTGCGCTACGGCAAGGGCTCGAACTCGATGGGCATGCTGCAAACGCTCATGGTCGACGGCGGCGGGCGGGTGCCGCGATGGCTGCGGTTCCTCGGCCTCGTGCTGTCCAACCCCCTGATCTTCCTGCGCTTCATGAGCGTGAAGAACTGGAGCGAGCGCACGATCATCTCCCTGGTCATGCAGCACCTGGACAATTCGATCACCACCTACACCAAGCGCGGGCTCTTCGGTGGCCGCAAGCTGACCTCCAAACAGGGCCACGGACAACCGAACCCGACGTGGATCCCGGCGGGCAACGATGTGACCCGCCGGGTCGCGGACAAGATCGGCGGCGTGGCCGGTGGCACCTGGGGTGATGTGTTCAATGTGCCGATGACCGCCCACTTCCTCGGTGGCGCGGCGATCGGCGCCGACCGCGACCACGGCGTGATCGACGCCTACCACCGCGTATACGGCTACCCGACGCTCAGTGTCGTCGACGGTGCCGCCGTCTCGGCCAACCTCGGTGTCAACCCCTCGCTCACCATCACCGCCCAGGCCGAGCGCGCGGCCGCGTACTGGCCGAACAACGGCGAACTCGACACCCGCCCCGAACAGAGCGCCGGCTACACCAAGATCGCCCCGGTCCGCCCGAACCAGCCGGTCGTGCCCGAAGGCGCACCCGCCGCCCTGGTCCTGCCGATCGTCGAGATCCGCAGCTCGGAGAAGACCGCGGGCTGATCGAACCAACCCCGGCCCCGGCCTTGCGGTTACCCACCGCGAAGCCGGGGCCGTCCCGTTTCGCCGCTACGTGTTCAGAGTGCGTTGATCCGGGCCAGCGCTTCGAAAGCCAGGTCGGCGGCCTGCCACAAGGCCGTGATCTCGGTGCGGATGGCGGGGGCGAGCGCGGGGTCTTGCAAGGCCAGGCCGTTGCTGAAGATCACCGTGTTCGCGGCGAGGTCGGCGGCGATGAGCATCTGTTCGGTGGCGACGCCCGCGCCGAACAGCTGGTCCAATCCCTCACCGACGAAATAGAACCGCCACAGCGGGCCGAGGTCGGCACCATAGGCCGCCTTGGTGCGGTCGATGATCACGTCACCGACCGAGGCGATACCGGCCACGATCTTGAAATAGTCCGGCGCGTTCTCCGGCTTGCTCCCCACGGCTGCCACCGAGTAGCTCAGGTCGACGGTGAGGTGGGCGTTGTAGCCGGCCATGGCGGTGCGGGCGCGCGATGCCTCGCAGTCCCGAGCGAGGGAGAAATAGTGTGCCCATTGCGGTTCCGCGATGCCGCCGGTGAATTCGGCATGCAGATTGTCGAGGAATCGGCGCAGCAGTTCCGTGCTGATCGCGTGCGCGTACTCGCGGTTCGCGAACGCCGCCGGGTTACGCTGCATGGGCATCACCGCGGCGTATTCGACGCCGTCGAGCCCGATCGCGAACAGTCCGCGCAGGTCGCGGTGCTCGACCAGGAGTTCGGTGATCCGATGATGGCGGGCCACCGCGTCTTCGAGCCGGTCCAGGCTGTCGGCGCCGGAGATCGCCGACGTGTCCGACAACCGCGCGATCTCGGCGATATCGGTCTGGGACAGGGTGGACCCGCACGCGGTGTCCCCGACCGCGCCCGCAGCCGGGCCCGCGGGCAGAATCAGGGCCGCGACGGCGACACCGGCAGCTATTGCACTCGATACGCGCACGCGCCGATTCCACCATCTCTCGGCGTGATTCGCGCATCGACGCGCGCGTTGACCCACCGATGGGCGTGTCGGACCACCACGGTGCGACGGGCCCATAGCCTGGACCGATGCCGGAGACCATCGCGATTTCAGGGGCCAGCGGACATATCGGCGGCCGCGTGGCCCGTCTGCTCGCACCCTCGGCCGCGCGCCTGCGACTGCTGGGACGCCACGTCGAGCACATCGCGCCGATCGACGGTGCGACCACCGCCACCATCGACTTCGGCGATCCCACCACGGTGGCCGCGGCACTCGACGGCGTGGGGACCTTCTTCTTCGTCTCCGCCACCGAGAGCGCCGACCGCGCAGCCCAGCAGGCCGCGGTGGTGAACGCCGCGAAAGACGCGGGCGTGCACCGGATCGTGTATCTGTCGTTCGTCGGGGCCGCGCCCGATGCCACGTTCACGTTCGCCCGCGACCACTGGTACACCGAACAGGCCATCCGGGCGTCCGGCCTCGCGTTCACCTTCCTGCGCGACAACCAGTACCAGGACATCATCCCGCACTTCGCCGACGCAGACGGTGTGATCGAAGGTCCGGCCGGTGACGGCGAGGTCGCCGCGGTCACCCGTGCCGATGTCGCCGATTGCGCCGCGGCGGTGCTCGATTCGGACGCGCACTACGGCGAGACCTTCGACCTCACCGGTCCGCGCGCCTTCACCCTGCGCACGGCCACCGCCGACATGTCCGAAGTCCTCGGCCGACCGTTCCGTTACGTCGAGCAGACTGTCGA
It includes:
- a CDS encoding DUF5995 family protein, whose product is MRVSSAIAAGVAVAALILPAGPAAGAVGDTACGSTLSQTDIAEIARLSDTSAISGADSLDRLEDAVARHHRITELLVEHRDLRGLFAIGLDGVEYAAVMPMQRNPAAFANREYAHAISTELLRRFLDNLHAEFTGGIAEPQWAHYFSLARDCEASRARTAMAGYNAHLTVDLSYSVAAVGSKPENAPDYFKIVAGIASVGDVIIDRTKAAYGADLGPLWRFYFVGEGLDQLFGAGVATEQMLIAADLAANTVIFSNGLALQDPALAPAIRTEITALWQAADLAFEALARINAL
- a CDS encoding NAD(P)H-binding protein produces the protein MPETIAISGASGHIGGRVARLLAPSAARLRLLGRHVEHIAPIDGATTATIDFGDPTTVAAALDGVGTFFFVSATESADRAAQQAAVVNAAKDAGVHRIVYLSFVGAAPDATFTFARDHWYTEQAIRASGLAFTFLRDNQYQDIIPHFADADGVIEGPAGDGEVAAVTRADVADCAAAVLDSDAHYGETFDLTGPRAFTLRTATADMSEVLGRPFRYVEQTVEQAYASRAKYNAPTWEVDGWVSTYTSIAQGDLAQVTDAVPHLTGHPATDFRKFLATLPKDA